From Cecembia calidifontis, one genomic window encodes:
- a CDS encoding DUF4249 domain-containing protein, protein MFRRLVYIFLIMLPLSCIDPYRVDLLEGEQLLTVDGFIHTDPGPHSIRLTRTDTYGSVFEGLIRPVRQATVSVRDSQGLVTFLTEVEPGLYQTPSSFQARPGLSYTLQIRLLDGKEYASFPEEVHPVPPIDQISYRSVRRATENRLEDRFGVEFFAHFRDPSEQKNYYYWRMDPSVFVLVANPERYTNPPTHPTNPRGPAPKDCCDICYLVEQPRIQQFAIASDENFNGLNTVVPIAFVEDNGLRFKDTFRAEFLQMGISQGAHRYLRLIDQQLGITGSVFDQPPANIRGNIISLDNPDETVLGYFITGSVQRSTVYVKRSELEFTALPRIIPDDCRTVANATIAPPANWNPGN, encoded by the coding sequence ATGTTTAGAAGGTTAGTTTATATATTTCTGATCATGCTCCCTTTGTCCTGTATTGATCCTTATAGGGTTGACTTGTTGGAAGGTGAGCAGTTGTTGACAGTGGATGGATTTATCCATACAGATCCAGGCCCTCATTCCATAAGATTGACCAGGACTGACACTTATGGGTCAGTTTTTGAGGGATTGATCAGGCCTGTGAGACAGGCAACAGTAAGTGTTAGGGACAGTCAAGGTCTTGTGACCTTCCTCACGGAGGTTGAACCCGGACTTTATCAGACTCCAAGTAGTTTTCAGGCAAGGCCTGGGCTATCCTATACCTTGCAGATCAGGTTATTGGACGGTAAAGAATATGCCTCGTTTCCGGAAGAAGTACACCCTGTCCCTCCAATCGATCAGATTTCTTACCGAAGTGTCCGTCGTGCTACCGAAAACAGGTTGGAAGATAGATTTGGAGTTGAATTCTTTGCACATTTCAGAGATCCCTCAGAACAGAAAAACTATTACTATTGGCGGATGGATCCATCTGTGTTTGTCTTAGTGGCCAATCCTGAGCGCTACACCAATCCTCCTACCCACCCCACCAACCCCAGAGGCCCTGCTCCTAAGGATTGCTGTGATATCTGTTATTTGGTAGAGCAGCCCAGGATTCAACAATTTGCCATAGCCTCAGATGAAAACTTCAATGGACTGAATACAGTGGTACCGATAGCTTTTGTGGAGGATAATGGATTGCGGTTTAAAGACACCTTCAGGGCAGAGTTTTTGCAGATGGGGATATCCCAGGGTGCCCATAGGTATCTAAGACTGATTGATCAGCAACTTGGCATAACGGGAAGTGTCTTTGACCAGCCACCGGCCAATATTAGGGGAAATATCATCAGTCTGGACAATCCTGATGAAACAGTCTTGGGCTATTTTATAACCGGTTCTGTCCAAAGGAGCACCGTATATGTCAAACGCAGTGAACTGGAATTTACGGCTTTGCCCAGGATTATTCCCGATGACTGCAGGACAGTAGCCAATGCTACTATTGCGCCACCAGCCAATTGGAATCCGGGGAATTAA
- a CDS encoding TonB-dependent receptor → MKKHILLMLFFTLCFTGLVYSQTRTVVGRDIGELKNLRISGRITDQITGEALVGATVTVRETNKTEITNANGNFFLVLDRAEYTLEFRYVGYETVIYPIVAVGEGRINLTMIQEDFTLDDVVIFGRDPEKNIRSTDMGAISISMNTLKELPPFLGEVDIIRSIATLPGVSQVGEASSGLNVRGGGADQNLIMFAGAPVYNPSHMFGLFTAFNPDIVNDFTLYKAIIPSRFGGRGSSILDIAPKSGSLTRWGGDMMVGTVSGKASINGPIVKDVLSAQVGFRGSYINWLLNSLKNPELRTSQANFNDVNAILYGEINENHNLTYSFYRSYDDFALASDTTISWTNQSHSVQYKGNFGERASVDLIGFYTLYDFSIFNQSGINNFDLKSGIVDTGVRFNFTYKLGERNRINVGGDTKNITIQPGELIPDPNGESSVLPQKVQNEYGRESGLFFQHELEIGEKFGFSYGLRYDLYQYYGPRTVREYRENLPLDAGNVISERSYSDGEVIQSYDGWGPRVSMRYSLDSKTSIKAGYNKMYQFIHLISNTATIAPTDVWKLSDQFLRPQIVDQYSLGIYKNFKGNIFETSVEVYYKDIQNVVEYKDGARLLLQNHLETEIIPGQGQAYGLEIYAKKNLGRLTGWASYTYSRALRRVITPFEEEIINDGNWFPANFDKPHDLTLIGNYKLSSFTSLSGTFSYSTGRPVTFPEAKFDFAGNSLAYFNQRNLQRIPDFHRLDLSLNFKFQGEGKFFDGDWTFSVMNVYGRKNPFSIFFADQPGSPPQAYRLAILGVPLPTLSYALKF, encoded by the coding sequence ATGAAGAAACATATACTCTTGATGCTATTTTTTACCCTCTGTTTTACCGGTTTGGTATATTCCCAAACCAGAACAGTAGTGGGCCGTGATATAGGGGAGCTAAAAAACCTGCGGATTTCCGGTAGGATCACCGATCAGATCACAGGGGAAGCTTTGGTAGGAGCTACGGTCACCGTGCGGGAAACCAATAAAACAGAGATCACGAATGCCAATGGGAATTTCTTTCTTGTCCTGGATAGAGCTGAATATACCTTGGAATTCAGGTATGTAGGATACGAGACAGTAATCTACCCTATTGTTGCAGTAGGAGAGGGAAGGATCAACCTCACCATGATCCAGGAAGATTTCACTTTGGATGACGTAGTTATTTTCGGAAGAGATCCTGAGAAAAATATCCGGAGTACGGATATGGGAGCAATCAGCATCAGTATGAATACTTTGAAGGAATTGCCTCCATTTTTGGGAGAGGTAGATATCATCCGTTCCATTGCGACCTTACCTGGGGTAAGCCAGGTCGGAGAAGCCTCTTCCGGATTGAATGTCCGCGGAGGAGGGGCTGACCAAAACCTGATCATGTTTGCCGGTGCACCCGTATATAACCCTTCCCACATGTTTGGTTTATTTACTGCCTTCAATCCGGATATTGTCAATGACTTTACCCTTTATAAGGCAATCATCCCCAGTAGATTTGGAGGTAGGGGTTCTTCCATTCTTGATATTGCCCCAAAATCAGGCAGCTTGACCCGATGGGGTGGTGATATGATGGTGGGAACTGTATCGGGAAAAGCCTCCATCAACGGGCCTATTGTAAAAGATGTTTTGTCTGCCCAGGTGGGATTCCGTGGGTCTTACATCAATTGGTTGCTTAATTCTTTGAAAAATCCGGAGCTAAGGACCAGTCAGGCAAATTTCAATGATGTCAATGCCATTCTATATGGTGAAATCAATGAAAACCATAACCTAACTTACAGCTTTTACAGAAGCTACGATGATTTTGCCCTGGCATCGGATACCACTATTTCCTGGACAAACCAAAGCCACTCTGTCCAATATAAGGGCAATTTTGGAGAGAGGGCCAGTGTCGACCTGATTGGTTTTTATACCCTTTATGATTTTTCCATTTTCAATCAATCCGGCATCAATAATTTTGACCTTAAGTCCGGTATTGTGGACACCGGTGTACGCTTTAATTTCACTTATAAGTTGGGAGAAAGGAATAGGATTAATGTAGGAGGGGATACTAAAAATATTACCATACAGCCAGGGGAATTGATCCCTGATCCCAATGGGGAATCCAGCGTGCTTCCTCAGAAAGTTCAGAATGAGTACGGAAGGGAAAGTGGGCTCTTTTTCCAGCACGAACTGGAAATAGGCGAAAAGTTCGGGTTTTCGTATGGACTACGGTATGACCTTTACCAATATTATGGACCAAGGACAGTAAGGGAATACCGCGAAAACCTTCCATTAGACGCTGGAAACGTGATAAGTGAAAGATCCTACTCGGATGGTGAGGTGATCCAATCCTATGATGGTTGGGGACCTCGTGTCTCCATGAGGTATTCTTTGGATAGCAAAACCTCTATCAAAGCCGGATACAATAAAATGTACCAGTTTATTCATTTGATTTCCAATACTGCTACTATTGCTCCTACGGATGTTTGGAAACTGAGTGACCAATTCCTAAGACCGCAGATTGTGGATCAGTATTCCCTAGGAATCTATAAAAACTTCAAGGGTAATATTTTTGAGACATCGGTTGAAGTGTATTACAAAGACATTCAAAATGTGGTGGAATATAAAGATGGGGCAAGGTTACTTTTGCAAAACCATTTAGAGACTGAAATTATTCCCGGACAAGGTCAAGCCTACGGCTTAGAAATTTATGCAAAAAAGAATCTGGGAAGATTGACGGGATGGGCGAGTTATACCTATTCCAGGGCTTTGAGGAGGGTCATTACTCCATTTGAAGAGGAAATTATCAATGATGGGAACTGGTTTCCTGCCAATTTTGATAAGCCCCATGACCTGACTTTGATCGGTAATTATAAATTAAGCTCTTTTACTTCCTTGTCAGGAACTTTTTCTTACAGCACGGGCCGTCCAGTTACCTTCCCGGAGGCTAAGTTTGACTTTGCGGGAAACTCATTGGCTTACTTCAATCAAAGGAATCTCCAAAGAATACCTGATTTCCATAGGTTGGATCTTTCTTTGAATTTCAAGTTTCAGGGTGAAGGGAAATTCTTTGATGGTGACTGGACTTTTTCAGTCATGAATGTTTATGGGCGAAAAAATCCATTTTCCATATTCTTTGCAGATCAGCCAGGTTCTCCACCGCAAGCTTACCGCTTAGCCATTTTAGGAGTTCCGCTTCCAACATTGAGTTATGCTTTAAAATTTTAG